The window GTCGGGAACGAGATCGATGAGGTCCGCGATCATTCGAAACAGAGGATAGGTAGTCGGTCGCAGCAGGTGCTGCTGGAATCCGTGAACCAGGATGTGGGCGGCCAGAAGGGAGGGCGAGGGTAGACAGGTCGAACCCGGAAACTCCTCGAGCCGTAAGAGCGAATCCCGGTCGGCGAGGTCCTCGAAGCCGGCCGGTCGATCGCCGACCAGCTGCACACCGCGAAGAGCGAAATGCACTTCGAGGGAGCCGCCTTCCGGTGGCTGCAGTATGGGCAGATGCTGCTCCGTGGCCTCCGCGGGGGAGCACGAGAAGTCCCGTTCGAGCAGTTCTTCGAATATAGCCTCGGCGCGTTCTTTGGGGACTAGGATGTCGATATCGCTGAACGAGCGCGCTCCCACCGGGACACACCCCGCGAGGTGGAGAGCCAGCCCTTTCAGGAACACGACCGGTGTTTCGAGTTTCGCGGCGACGGTGGCGACTTCTCTTGCCGTTTTCTCGTAGAGTAGGCCGATCGCGGCTGCTCCCGCCTGGGCTCTGCGAAAGTCGTCTCGAAGCTCGCCCGGGAGCTCGCGCGCTTTTCGCCGGGCGCCGATCCGTTCGGTCAGCGCGAGCCTTCGCGCATCAGCCCATGCACGGGTGGGGTCGAAACCGGGCTCCGGAGAGGAGCTTCCGGTTGCGAAGGCGGCCTCGAGAACCCACCGCAGCTCAGGGGTGAAGTGAGGCTCGGGGGGGTGAAGACCCTCGATCTCAATCAAACCGGTGCCAAGAACTCACAGGTTTTCCCCTTTTCACCCGACAACTTCGAGAAGGCGGGCTGGGACGCCGACCGCGATGCAGTTGGACGGCAGATCGCCGGTCACGGCAGCTCCGGCGCCGAGTCTTGCCCACTCGCCTATGACCACCCCGGGGACAACCACCGAGCCGATGCCGATGAGCGTTCCGGGTCCGACACGTACGTTGCCGGCCAGGCGGGCGCCGGGCGCGAGATGGACAAAATCACCGAGCTCGCAGTCGTGGTCGATGCTCGCGCCGGTGTTGATGATGGCATGGGCGCCGATGCGGGCTCCCGGTTGGACGATGGCGCCGGCGCAGACGAGCGTGCCGGGTCCGAGCACCGCCGAAGGATGAACGTACGCCGTCGGGTGGACCGCGGTAGTCCAGTTGACGGTCATGGAGCCGGCCTTCTCGGCACGCAGCCGGTTGTCACCGAATGCCGTGATGACGCAATCGGGACTCTCCTTGGCTAGGTCGGTAATCGGGCCACCGATAGGCGTGTTCAAAACCTGCTTTGCCCATTTTGCCGAGTCGTCGTCGAGGACCTTGTGGGGCTTACGTCCGGCATCCTGCAAGGTGCTCACAACCACCTTGGCGTGGCCACCGGCGCCGAGCACCAGAATTCGCTCACTCATCTTCGTATCCTTCGAATTTCGGCATCGTTGCGTGCTCGGGTGCGCTGATCCCTCGGCCGCGGATCACCTGAAACAGGGTCATCGCGACAATCTTGAGATCCAGGGCGAACGTGTAGTGATCAACATACCAAACGTCATAGGCGAATTTCTCGGTCCAGGTCAGGGCGTTGCGGCCGCGAACCTGAGCCCAGCCGGTCAGCCCCGGTCGAACGTCGTGCCGGCGGCGGTGCTCAGGCGCGTATCTCGGCAGGTATTCCTCGAGAAGCGGTCTTGGCCCCACCAGGCTCATGTCTCCGCGCACAACGTTCCAGAGGCTCGGCAGCTCGTCCAGGCTGGTCCGGCGCAGGAGCTTGCCGAACGGGGCGAGGCGAAGTGCGTCCGGAACGCCGTCGGCCGCTGGCTTCATGGTCCGGAACTTGACCAGCGTAAAGAGGAGCTCATTCCTCCCCGGTCTCACCTGGCGAAACAAAACGGGGGAGCCCTGGAGGAGGAAAGCCAGGAGTCCGAGAAACACGAGCAGTGGAAGCAGCGCTAGCAGACCGATCGCTCCGACGGTGAGATCGAAAAGGCGCTTTCCGTACTTGGTGTAAAACCGGGGGTGTTGCCTTCTGGAGGTCATGCGGTCAGGCATCGATCCTTCCTGGGGTGGCTCGACAGACTCGAGTAGAAGAGGCGCCAGCGCTCCCAAACCACGTCCCGCGAATATATGGTGCGTGCTCTCTCCAATGCGGAGGCTCCGTGTCGATGGCGGAGGTCGCTGTCTTCGAGGTAGCGGCAAAGCGCCGCTCCGAGAGCCCGCCAGTCGCCTTTGGGGACCAGCTGCCCGGTCTCTTCGGGTAGGACTGCGTCCATGGTGCCGGTCACCGAGTAGCCCACGGTCGGCACCCCCGAGGCCGCCGCCTCCAAGGGCACGTTGGGGAAACCTTCGCGATACGAGGGAAACGCGACGACGGTCATTGCCCGATACCAGGGTGCCGGGTCCTCCACGAAACCCGGTGTAACGGCCTCCGTCCTTTCGTTGAGGAAAGTCATGGTCGCCTCGGACACGGGATCACCGGCTTCGAAGTCCCCGAGCACCAGCAGTCGAGCTTTTGGGAATCGTGTCAGCACCACTGTCTCGCAAGCCTGGACGAGGTCGTCGATGCCCTTGTCCCGCACCAGCCGGCCGACGAAACCGATCACCGGCGCATCGAGAGCGAGGTCCAGAGACCGGCGAAGTCTCTTGCCGTCGCCGTCGACGGCCGGGTGGAAGCGCGAAGTGTCGACACCGTTCGAAGAGCCGGCGCCGAGAACGACGGTCTTTTCGGGAGAGGCCAGCCCTCGCCGGTGGATCTCGCTGCGCAAGCTGCTGCTGACACAGACGATCCGGTGAGCGCAGAAGGAGGACATGCGCTCGGCGAACGACAATAGAGCCCGTTTCCAGCCGCTGGTGGTTTCGAGACGAAGCCCGCGGATCGTACGTATGCGGTGAGGCACTCCCGCAAGAGCGCTCGCGAGCATGCCGAGTAGCCCCGCCTTCGGAGTGCTCGCGCTCACGATGTCCGGCCGCAGTCGGCGCAGTAGCCGGAGAAGCGCAAACAGGCTCAGTAGGTCTCTCAGTGGGCGAATCTCCCGTTCCATCCTGACCTCATAGCAGCGGGCGCCCTCATGGGCTCGGACCTCGTCCAAATGCCGACCGGGAGAGGTGATCAGGCTGACCGCGAAGCCGTTTCGAGCGAGGAACGCCAGTTGGCCCCTGAGCAGGTAGCGGGCGGTGATGGAATCGGTGACGACGAAGACCAGGCTGGCTTTCGCTTCCGGTATGTGCTCAGGCGTGGTCATAGCCGACTGCCGGGTTCAGTCGTCGACGGCCTCTCGGGGCGGCGACGGCAGCGCCCTCCGTGGCAACGCCCGCGGCCTCCTCCGCCCGCAGTGACATTCGCTCGTAGCCGTAGGCGAAGGCCTCGAGGAGCAGAAAAACCAGGAGCAGCAACCAGAAAGTCCGCTCGGTGAGATGCCGGTTGTACAGGTAGCTCACCGAGAGGCTCGAAATTGCCACCGCCAGCGCCAGGTAGCTGGCGGCATAGGGCGATCCGCGCATGCGTATCGCCAGCCGGCCGGAACCGATGATGATCCGGCCGAGGAGCGCGAGATAGAAAACCAGGCCGACGACCCCGGCTTCTGCCAGGAACTTCAACGGCGTGCTGTGAACCTCGTGCCGACTCGGGTTGTAGAGCCAGAGGTGAAAGGTGCCCCAGCCGATTCCGAGAACCGGCTGGGCTCGAAACGCCGCACGAATACCCTCGGCCTGCATCGCCATGAAACCGCTCTCTGAAGCGCCGGAAACGGCGTCGGTAGCTGCGCGCAGGCGGCTTCCGATCATTCCCACCCGGTTCTGGAAGAACTCGCTGCGTGGGAGAAAGTCCTGCCCTTGCGTGTAGAGCAGCCCCAGGAATCCGATGGCGAAGGCGAGAACGAAGGCCACGGCCGCTCGGCCTCGCCGCAATACCAGGGTGAACGCGACCACCAGCGCCACCAAACCGATGAAAAGAGCCAAATAGACCGATCTTCGCCCCGAGATAGCGACCGCGTAGAGGCTGAGCGACAGAGCTATGAAGCATATCGGGGCCTTGATCCACCTGGTCCGTGCCCGATTGGGCCAGAACGTGTAGATCAGAACCAGCCAGAAGGCCGTGAGCATGTAGATGCCCATGTGCGAGCGGTTACGAAAGGGCCCAACGGCGTCGATATCGGTCGAAAAGAGAAACCCCTGGCGCAAGATCCAGGGGCCGACGATTGCGGCCGAAACCGTGATCCAACGCAGAATGAATTCGGGGCTGATCTGCACAAGCAGCAAGAGGTTGTACAGGGCCAGAAGAAAGAAGAACAGAAAGACCAGAATCGAAACCTGTATCAACCCCGTCGTCAACGATCCCGTCTGAGTGTTGACCAGAGAAACCGAAGCCACCAGAACGATGAGCCCGACCGTCGAGATGACGGCATTGCCCACGAGAGGGTTCCGGTCCGCGGACAGGAAGAACAGGGCGATCGTGAGCGCACCAACGACCTCGAACAGTCCAACGTTGTTGGCGATCGAGGGGATGAACTTGATCTCGGTCAGGAAGGCCGAGAAAACCATGACCGGCAGGGCGAGAACAAGGAGGGGTCGAGGCTTAGGATTCGCCATGGCTCAGCGACTCAGGATGACTCGGCTTGGTGAGATCGAGGACGAGGCGAGCAATGGCTGCCGCGGCGGGTTCGGTGGTCGATCGGTGCAAATGGTGCCGCAAGAATCGGGACGCTCCGCGAGGATCATAGTCCAGCAACTCGCGCACCTGGGGCGCCATCGGCCGTGACCAGGTCAGGCCTTGAGCCGCTTCGTCGCTCACGTAGTCGAAGACAAAGCCGGTTCCGGGCAATTCCAGGACGCCGAGCCTGACACCAAAGAGCAGGGCCTCGAGGCCGACAGTGGAGGCCATGATGACGGCGACGTCGGTACGCGCCAGGAGAGAGAACAGGTCCACGTCTTCGGCGAATTCGAGACGATCCAAAGCCCGTAGGCCGCTGAGAGCTTGCAGGTAATCGCGCTTTGATTCGCTCGAATGCAGTCGGAGCGTCAACTGCAGTGTGCCATCCTCGACCAGAGGCGTGATCCCGTCAACGAAGCGACGCACGAGGGCCAGTTTCTCGCCTGCCGAGCAGTAACCTTGTTCTTCGACGGGGTTGGTCACCAAGAGGAGCTTGCGCTCTCTGGACTCTCGGTGCCCCAGGTCCCTTGGGGCAGGCGCCGGTTCAGGTACCGCGGTGTGGTCGAACCGCGGATTCCCGGTCACGTGAATCCGATCCGGCTCGACACCGACATCGCGAAAGTAGGCAACGCTCGATTCACCCCAGGCCGCGATAGCACTCGCCCCTCCGCGTCCGTAGGCGCTCTCGCGCTTGACGCCAGGTAGCTCGAAACGTATCCCTTCCTGCACCAAAAGGTATGGAGTGTTCGTCTTGCCCAGCATTCTCACGATTCGATCGTAGGGGTAAGCGGCGTCGTTGGGCAGCACCACGAGCCGGGGCTTGGAAGACAGAAGACCAGCGATTCGGGGGCCGAGCAGGCAGCGCCAGACGAAAGCTCGGATCTTGCGGTGGCGGCCAGAGTCTCTCTTCGATACCGAGATCCCGCGCGCGACCGCGCCCTTACGGAGGTTCAAGGTTAGAACCCGCCGCCAAGGCACGCCGAGTCGGTCCAGGGCCGACCTCGGAGAGGACCGGCCGCGAAGTTCACACAGCGAGAGAACCCGGCAGTCGACGTCGCTCTGTTCGATTAGATGGCGTATGACCGGAATCAGCATGGCGGGGTGGTGCCGATCGTTCGAGATCAGGAATGTGACCTCGGTCATCGCTCGTCAGCTGGTTCGGTTGGTTCACCGATCAGAACCCGGAGGTAGTCGTTCACCACTGGCTCGGTGGCGAAGCTTCGAGCCCGTTCGCGGGCTGCGTTCCCGAGTCTCGTGCGAAGGTCTTCATCCCGAAGAAGCCCGGACAGCTCGTCGGCTATTTCCTCGGCGGAGTCGACCGAAACCAGCAAGCCGTCTCGGCCCGGAGTGATGATCTCGTCGGGCCCGGCCGGGCAATCGGTGGAAATCACCGGCAAGCCGCAGGCCATGGCTTGGATCAGGACTCCCGGAAGGCCCTCATATCTCGAGGACAGCACGAAGATGGTCGCGCGAGACATGTGACGAAGCGGGTTCTTGACGAAACCAGGGAGAAACAGCCGCTCGCAGATACCAAGGTCGGCGGCTTGTGACAGGAGGTTTCCCCGAAGGGGGCCCTCGCCGAGGATGACGAGCCGGGCCTCGTGCTCGGGGTCGAGCTTGGCGAAGGCCCGGAGCAGGACGTCGAAGCCCTTGGCCGGGACCAGCCGCCCCGCGGCCAGGATGACCGGAGCGTCATCGTCGTATGGAGGCTCCTCCAGGTCCTTGGCGGCAAGCCGCTCGAGCTCGGGCCCGACGATCGGGTTGTAGACGACCCGGATCCGATCGGGGTCCAGAAACAGTCTATCGATCAGGTCGTTCGCGACCCCTCGTGAGACCGCGGTGATGGCGTTGGCAGTGGGGTAGAGCAGCTGCTTGGCCAGGAGCATCAGCCATTTCTTGGCGAAGGGCTGGTCGCGCAGCAGCACATTGCGTTCGGAGAGAATCAGACGGCCCCGGCGGCCCGAGAGTATGTGTGCGATGCACGCGGCCACATTGGTGCCGCTGCAGGTGGAGAGCAAGATGTCCGTTGAGGTGCTCTTGAGATAGCGAGTCAGCGGCCACCAGGCCGTCCACAGGCTGGCGGCCTTCAGCTCGTGGAGGGGCACGTCCTCGGGCACGTCTTCGAGATAGGGTCCTTCGCGGCGGATGAGCACCAGGGATGGAGTCACCTTGGCCCGATCCAGGAACTGCAGAAGGGTGATTGTGACTCGGTCCGCGCCGCCGAGGCCCAGAGTGGGGCGGACCACAACAAGCGAGAGCGGCCGTGTCTCGGGCTTCGGCATGGACAA is drawn from bacterium and contains these coding sequences:
- a CDS encoding sugar transferase, producing the protein MTSRRQHPRFYTKYGKRLFDLTVGAIGLLALLPLLVFLGLLAFLLQGSPVLFRQVRPGRNELLFTLVKFRTMKPAADGVPDALRLAPFGKLLRRTSLDELPSLWNVVRGDMSLVGPRPLLEEYLPRYAPEHRRRHDVRPGLTGWAQVRGRNALTWTEKFAYDVWYVDHYTFALDLKIVAMTLFQVIRGRGISAPEHATMPKFEGYEDE
- a CDS encoding glycosyltransferase family 4 protein codes for the protein MTTPEHIPEAKASLVFVVTDSITARYLLRGQLAFLARNGFAVSLITSPGRHLDEVRAHEGARCYEVRMEREIRPLRDLLSLFALLRLLRRLRPDIVSASTPKAGLLGMLASALAGVPHRIRTIRGLRLETTSGWKRALLSFAERMSSFCAHRIVCVSSSLRSEIHRRGLASPEKTVVLGAGSSNGVDTSRFHPAVDGDGKRLRRSLDLALDAPVIGFVGRLVRDKGIDDLVQACETVVLTRFPKARLLVLGDFEAGDPVSEATMTFLNERTEAVTPGFVEDPAPWYRAMTVVAFPSYREGFPNVPLEAAASGVPTVGYSVTGTMDAVLPEETGQLVPKGDWRALGAALCRYLEDSDLRHRHGASALERARTIYSRDVVWERWRLFYSSLSSHPRKDRCLTA
- a CDS encoding nucleotidyltransferase family protein — translated: MIEIEGLHPPEPHFTPELRWVLEAAFATGSSSPEPGFDPTRAWADARRLALTERIGARRKARELPGELRDDFRRAQAGAAAIGLLYEKTAREVATVAAKLETPVVFLKGLALHLAGCVPVGARSFSDIDILVPKERAEAIFEELLERDFSCSPAEATEQHLPILQPPEGGSLEVHFALRGVQLVGDRPAGFEDLADRDSLLRLEEFPGSTCLPSPSLLAAHILVHGFQQHLLRPTTYPLFRMIADLIDLVPDKVEWSDLVSVWQPAIGHAVSPASLEATRQLCEALRAGHLPDTETQPTSARLLGHLLAGSMNPDYAESLSGAYLRNRLSEAYRRGELGRYLKRKIRPFFGRPRLSRPT
- a CDS encoding acetyltransferase; the encoded protein is MSERILVLGAGGHAKVVVSTLQDAGRKPHKVLDDDSAKWAKQVLNTPIGGPITDLAKESPDCVITAFGDNRLRAEKAGSMTVNWTTAVHPTAYVHPSAVLGPGTLVCAGAIVQPGARIGAHAIINTGASIDHDCELGDFVHLAPGARLAGNVRVGPGTLIGIGSVVVPGVVIGEWARLGAGAAVTGDLPSNCIAVGVPARLLEVVG
- a CDS encoding glycosyltransferase, whose product is MPKPETRPLSLVVVRPTLGLGGADRVTITLLQFLDRAKVTPSLVLIRREGPYLEDVPEDVPLHELKAASLWTAWWPLTRYLKSTSTDILLSTCSGTNVAACIAHILSGRRGRLILSERNVLLRDQPFAKKWLMLLAKQLLYPTANAITAVSRGVANDLIDRLFLDPDRIRVVYNPIVGPELERLAAKDLEEPPYDDDAPVILAAGRLVPAKGFDVLLRAFAKLDPEHEARLVILGEGPLRGNLLSQAADLGICERLFLPGFVKNPLRHMSRATIFVLSSRYEGLPGVLIQAMACGLPVISTDCPAGPDEIITPGRDGLLVSVDSAEEIADELSGLLRDEDLRTRLGNAARERARSFATEPVVNDYLRVLIGEPTEPADER